The region GCCGGAACGTCGTGCCCTGGCCGGGCTCGCTGTGCACCGTGATCCCGGCCCCGGGCTGCTCGGCGACCAGCGACCGGACGATGGAGAGGCCGAGACCCGTCCCCTCGGGCTTGGTGGTGTAGAACGGTTCCCAGATCGTCTCGAGCGCATCGGGGGGAATTCCGGGACCTGTGTCCGACACCTCCACGATGACGGATCGGGCGGCATTCTCACGATGGTCGTCGTCAACCCGTGCCCGGAGCACGAGTTGCCCGCCGGCCTCCCCCATCGCCTCGATCGCGTTCGTCGCGAGGTTGAGGAGGATCTGCATGAGCTGACTTCGATCGGCTCGCACGGGCGGAAGGTCCGGCCCGACCTCCGCGGCTACCGTCACGCCGGCCTTGCGAGCCGCGTATGCAACGAGTTCGTGGATGGCCGCGAGCAAGGGCCCCACCTCGAGCCATTGGGGTTCCGCCTTCGGCGGCTTGCCATAGGTCGACAAGCCCTCGACGATTCGATGCATTCGCTCCACCGCATCGCCCAAGCGGCTCAGGTGGCTGAGCGCGCGCTCCCGCTGGAGCGAGCCGGTGGCCTCAAGTTGCGTCCGCAGGAGATGCATCCGCCCGGAGACCACCATCATCGGATTCCGCAACTCATGCGCGACTCCGGCCGCGAGCCGGCCCAGCGCAGCGAGGCGCTCGTGGACGATCACGCGCTCGCGGTCCACGGCGTGGGATACCGCAAGGCCGAGCTGTGTCCCCACCGACGTGAGGAGCGCGAGCATCGAATCCGTCGATGGCACCGGCTGCCGACTCAGGAGGCTCAGTGCCCCGAACGCCACGCCGTGGGCCACCATCGGGGTCGAGGCAATACTCTGAAACCCGGCCTCTCGGATGGCGACAGCCCCGCGCGGGATGAGCTCGCCGGGGTACGCCTGCACCGGGACCACGAGCGCCCGCCGCTCGCTCACCGCTCGCCCCGCTGCCCCTGCTCCGACCGGGATCGTGGCGATGCCCGCCTCCACGGCCGGCGGCAGCTCCCTCGCATGGATGAGGCGGAGCGTCTTGCCTCGCGGGTCGAGGAGGAACGCGGCGGCGGCGGCGAAACCGAGCAGGGGCAGGACATGCTCGACCGCGAGGCGGACGATGTCCTCGACCCGGTTGCCTTGCGCTAGCGCCCGGTCCAGCGCAAAGAGCACTTCCAGCTCTTCTTGCCGCACCTTGATCGTCTCCGCCATCGCCCGAGCATTCTGACCGATTCGCTCGAGCTCGCGGATACGCAGCCGAGGCATCGCCGGCAGATTCATGCCCGGAGCGTCGGCTAAGCGGCGCAAATAGTGCCGGAGCGTGTCGAGTTGCCCCTGCGCGAGCCGTCCTCCGACGAAGGCCGTCCCCACGCTCAGCGCGACGGCCAGGAGCCCGGCGATGAGAATTCCGCGCACGACGACATACCGGCCGCCGGCCAGGACGTCAGCCGAAGCCGCTTCGATGCCAATCGTCATGCCGAGAGCAGGGATCGCTCCCCAACTCACGATCCGTTGTTGGCCGTTCACCGTCACCAGCCGTGCGTCGTGGCCGGACTGCCCCAGACCGGTGAGAGGTGAACCATGCCAGTCCTCGAGGACGGGATCCGTCTCGCCTGAGTTGACACGGAATCCATGCTCCTGTCGATCGAGCAGAAAGATGCGCCCCAAGTGACGGGGCTCGTACCCGCGAAGCGCCTCGGTGATCGTCTTGAGTTGAATCCCCATGGCCGCCACGCATACCACCTGATCGCCGTCGCGGACCGGCGTCATCAAGGTGAGCACCGGGTGCCTGGTACGACGACTGATGAGCAGTGGCGACACGGCGGGCGCATGCCGCGCAAGCACGTCCTGAAAGGGCGGCCGGTCCGCATAGTTCCGCCCCACCGTCGACTGGCCGCTGGCCTCGTCGATGGCGGGACTGAAGGCCATGGCGCGACCGGCCGGGTCCAGGACAAAGACTGCGAGCGCGCCGGAGATTGGGCGCGCCTCTTCGAGCTTCTGCTGCAAGAGGCCTGGCTGAAGGCAGAGTCGCTCCTGTTCGATTCGGCGGGCAAGCCCTTCGAGGACCTGGACGCGGTCCGCACCCAGGGCCTGGACGATCGCCGCCAGGGTCTCGACAGTCGCCGCCTGCTGGAGACGAAACCGCTCGGCCACCTGCTCGCGTTGTCCGGAGAGCCAAAGGGCCGACAGAACGCCGATCGGGAAGATCCCGACGAGGAGGACGAATGGTAAGTGAAACCAAATAAAGCTCAGTGGGCCGTTCCGAGGCCGCATTCTGTCACTCGCCGGTATGAAGCCCAACCGATGACTCGGCGTTCCGGCGGCTTACGAGCCGACAGAGCAGGAGCACACGGCGGTCCGAAGCTCTTTTCACCCACATGTCGGCCGGCATGCCCATACCGCCTGCCAGGGTGTCCGCTCCTAGGCTGAGCCCACGGCCCCCGTAATCGAATGCGCCCGACCGGCCGCGTAGAACGTGGCCCGCCAGCCCTCGTCGCCGTAGCGGGGGAGCTGGAGGTCGTACCTTTGGCGCGCCATGCCGCTGTCGATGAGGCCGAGACCGGTCTACGAATCGACCCAGCGGCGGAGGATGGAGAAGATCCCCGGCTCCGGACCGGATCACGTAGATGAGACGCGCCCGGCGGCGCAGCTCGAGGTCATCCATCGGGCGCTCCCGCAGGCACCGCCGATAGATCGATCCACCACACGGCCATCGGCCGCCCCTTGGCATCGAAGACGTCGATCCGTCCCGTCGTGGCGTCCACGATCGCCGAGCCGGCGCGCGTGCCGGCCGCGGCGAGGAAGCTGAGGCACCGCGCGTCGACCCAGGCGTGCGGGCCGCAGCCGGTCATGACGAGCGAGGCGCTGACGGCGTACTGGTCGGTGGTCATGGTCGTTGGCTTCCGGGCAGCGGGCCGGGGCGTCAGGGCACCGGCTCAAGTCCCTGACGCTGGGAATCGTGGAGAACGGCCCGGCCCCGGATGTCGGGACTGTAGGCGGTCCGGTGGCGGGCTGTCAAGAGTGCCCGGCCTACGGCTTCCGCGAGGGCTGACTCCGTGTCTTCCCCCTCACCCAGGCTCGAAGTTCAGCCCAACGGGGGCGGTACGTACTCGACGGAGATGCTCGGGTGGTGTCTGTATGTCGAGGATGGGGCTCATGGTTCGTGGTACGCCGCAGGCGGGGTCCGGGATACCATGCTGCGGGGCGTGCGGCACGCTACTGGAGCGGACCCGGCAGGTTTGGGAGGCCGAGCTCCGGCGGCTCCTGGCGGCGGTCCAGGCGAGCCTGGCGGAGGCGGAGCGGGTCCCACGCGGGGGGCTTGACACCAAGTGAACAATACTTCACTATGACACCGACACCGAGGCAACTAGGGATGAGGTTGAAAAGGCTCCGCGAGGAGAAGCACCTGAGCCAAGAGGCGCTGGCCAAGAAGGCTAGGGTCACCCGTGAGTACGTAAACAAGCTTGAGGCAGGGAAGCACGACCCGACGCTGGGCGTGCTCCAGCGCCTCGCGAAGGCCCTTGGCGTGCCGGTGACGGAGCTGTTGGAGTAGAAGACCCGTGCGGGGATGCCGCGGCCCACACACACGCGAGGGTGGATGGTCCGGGACCGCGCGGATGGCACTCCCACGGCAGGCTCTTGCCGCACATTGCTAGAATGGGGGCTGTGGCCTCGCTCCGGCTGGCATACCTGGCGCTGGCCGGCGGCTTGCTCGCGTACGGCGCCAGCCTCATCTGGCTCGGGCTCCGCCGCGCCCGCCGACCGGCCGGGCTCACGCTGCGCATCCTGATGGTGCTGGCGGTGCTGATCGCCGTCGCGGGCACCGTGGCGGCGGTGATTCTCGAGAGGCGCGCGGCGGCGCCGTGGTGATGGTGGGACCCCCGGCCATCGTCTCGCGCGTGGCCCGGGCGCGCGGTCAGCGAGCGCGGGCGCGCCGGCCGCTTCGGGGCGCCGCCGGGGTGGAGGCGGCC is a window of Candidatus Methylomirabilota bacterium DNA encoding:
- a CDS encoding ATP-binding protein encodes the protein MTIGIEAASADVLAGGRYVVVRGILIAGLLAVALSVGTAFVGGRLAQGQLDTLRHYLRRLADAPGMNLPAMPRLRIRELERIGQNARAMAETIKVRQEELEVLFALDRALAQGNRVEDIVRLAVEHVLPLLGFAAAAAFLLDPRGKTLRLIHARELPPAVEAGIATIPVGAGAAGRAVSERRALVVPVQAYPGELIPRGAVAIREAGFQSIASTPMVAHGVAFGALSLLSRQPVPSTDSMLALLTSVGTQLGLAVSHAVDRERVIVHERLAALGRLAAGVAHELRNPMMVVSGRMHLLRTQLEATGSLQRERALSHLSRLGDAVERMHRIVEGLSTYGKPPKAEPQWLEVGPLLAAIHELVAYAARKAGVTVAAEVGPDLPPVRADRSQLMQILLNLATNAIEAMGEAGGQLVLRARVDDDHRENAARSVIVEVSDTGPGIPPDALETIWEPFYTTKPEGTGLGLSIVRSLVAEQPGAGITVHSEPGQGTTFRLTMPPAPPSGHPMP
- a CDS encoding helix-turn-helix transcriptional regulator; this translates as MRLKRLREEKHLSQEALAKKARVTREYVNKLEAGKHDPTLGVLQRLAKALGVPVTELLE